One Methylosarcina fibrata AML-C10 DNA segment encodes these proteins:
- a CDS encoding protein-L-isoaspartate(D-aspartate) O-methyltransferase has protein sequence MNDIQSMLDDIQQETAYTSLFTGREKLSGRVMDAMGRVPRDQFVPLSQVNRAFNNGPLPIGSGQTISQPYIVALMTDLLEIGKHASVLEIGTGSGYQTAILSLLAEKVYSVEIIQSLSEEAQARFKEMHYGNIKTRVGNGYEGWPEFAPYDGIIVTAAAPYVPDALVEQLKPGGRLVIPVGLPHAHQELMLLEKRPEGKNRPVKILEVAFVPLIDHPKPL, from the coding sequence ATGAACGATATACAGAGCATGCTGGACGATATCCAGCAGGAAACCGCCTATACCAGCCTTTTTACCGGAAGGGAGAAACTGTCCGGCCGCGTGATGGACGCCATGGGCAGGGTGCCGCGCGACCAATTCGTCCCTTTGAGCCAGGTAAATCGCGCGTTCAACAACGGTCCGCTTCCGATCGGCTCCGGCCAGACCATATCCCAGCCTTATATTGTCGCCTTGATGACCGATCTTTTAGAGATCGGCAAACACGCATCGGTTCTTGAGATCGGCACAGGCTCGGGCTATCAGACGGCCATTTTATCGCTTCTGGCCGAGAAGGTTTACAGCGTGGAAATCATTCAGTCGCTCAGCGAAGAGGCGCAGGCGCGCTTCAAGGAAATGCATTACGGCAATATCAAGACCCGTGTCGGCAACGGCTATGAAGGCTGGCCGGAGTTCGCCCCATACGACGGCATCATCGTGACGGCGGCGGCGCCTTACGTTCCGGACGCCCTGGTCGAACAATTAAAGCCCGGCGGCCGGCTGGTCATTCCGGTAGGCTTGCCTCATGCTCATCAGGAGCTGATGCTGCTGGAAAAACGTCCGGAAGGCAAAAATCGGCCAGTCAAAATTCTTGAAGTGGCGTTCGTGCCTTTGATCGACCATCCCAAGCCCCTGTAA
- a CDS encoding protein-L-isoaspartate(D-aspartate) O-methyltransferase, whose translation MFRPVSYLLLLLVFSIFLPASQAHAEDAYLKQRMALIDEIRAGVKETAVMLGRGALNPRVLEALKKVPRHEFVADEYRPYAYENRPLPIGHGQTISQPYIVAVMTDLLDVDKTSKVLEIGTGSAYQAAILGEIAADVYTIEIVEPLAQSAGDRLQRLHYDNVHARQGDGYDGWAEAGPFDAILVTAAASHIPPPLIKQLKPGGRMLIPVGDRFNVQQLVLVEKNPNGKIITRQLLPVAFVPLTGTHP comes from the coding sequence ATGTTCAGGCCTGTTTCTTATCTGTTGTTGCTGCTGGTCTTTTCGATTTTCCTGCCGGCAAGCCAGGCGCATGCCGAAGACGCCTATTTGAAGCAACGCATGGCGCTGATTGACGAAATCCGGGCCGGCGTCAAGGAAACGGCCGTCATGCTCGGCCGCGGCGCGTTGAATCCGCGCGTTCTGGAAGCCTTGAAAAAAGTCCCGAGGCACGAGTTCGTCGCTGACGAGTACCGGCCTTACGCCTATGAAAACCGGCCTCTGCCGATCGGCCATGGGCAAACCATTTCGCAGCCCTACATCGTCGCCGTCATGACCGACCTGCTCGACGTCGATAAAACCTCCAAAGTGCTCGAAATCGGCACCGGCTCGGCGTATCAGGCCGCGATCCTCGGCGAAATCGCCGCCGACGTCTACACTATCGAAATCGTCGAACCGCTGGCGCAATCGGCCGGGGATCGGCTGCAACGCCTGCATTACGACAACGTGCACGCCCGGCAGGGCGACGGCTATGACGGCTGGGCGGAAGCGGGGCCTTTCGACGCGATTCTGGTCACCGCGGCCGCCAGCCATATTCCGCCTCCGCTGATCAAGCAGTTGAAGCCGGGCGGGCGCATGCTGATTCCGGTCGGCGACCGCTTCAACGTACAGCAACTGGTCCTGGTGGAGAAGAACCCGAACGGCAAAATAATCACCCGGCAATTGCTGCCGGTGGCTTTCGTGCCGTTGACCGGGACGCATCCTTGA